One region of Gorilla gorilla gorilla isolate KB3781 chromosome 13, NHGRI_mGorGor1-v2.1_pri, whole genome shotgun sequence genomic DNA includes:
- the SH2D3C gene encoding SH2 domain-containing protein 3C isoform X3, whose protein sequence is MTAVGRRCPALGSRGAAGEPEAGGDYVKFSKEKYILDSSPEKLHKELEEELKLSSTDLRSHAWYHGRIPREVSETLVQRNGDFLIRDSLTSLGDYVLTCRWRNQALHFKINKVVVKAGESYTHIQYLFEQESFDHVPALVRYHVGSRKAVSEQSGAIIYCPVNRTFPLRYLEASYGLGQGSSKPASPVSPSGPKGSHMKRRSVTMTDGLTADKVTRSDGCPASTSLPRPRDSIRSCALSMDQIPDLHSPMSPISESPSSPAYSTVTRVHAAPAAPSATALPASPVARRSSEPQLCPGSAPKTHGESDKGPHTSPSHTLGKASPSPSLSSYSDPDSGHYCQLQPPVRGSREWAATETSSQQARSYGERLKELSENGAPEGDWGKTFTVPIMEVTSSFNPATFQSLLIPRDNRPLEVGLLRKVKELLAEVDARTLARHVTKVDCLVARILGVTKEMQTLMGVRWGMELLTLPHGRQLRLDLLERFHTMSIMLAVDILGCTGSAEERAALLHKTIQLAAELRGTMGNMFSFAAVMGALDMAQISRLEQTWVTLRQRHTEGAILYEKKLKPFLKSLNEGKEGPPLSNTTFPHVLPLITLLECDSAPPEGPEPWGSTEHGVEVVLAHLEAARTVAHHGGLYHTNAEVKLQGFQARPELLEVFSTEFQMRLLWGSQGASSSQARRYEKFDKVLTALSHKLEPAVRSSEL, encoded by the exons TTCTCCAAGGAGAAGTACATCCTGGACTCATCGCCAGAGAAACTCCACAAGGAATTGGAGGAGGAGCTCAAACTCAGCAGCACGGATCTCCGCAGCCATGCCTGGTACCATGGCCGCATCCCCCGAGAG GTCTCGGAGACCTTGGTACAACGCAACGGCGACTTCCTCATCCGGGACTCActcaccagcctgggcgactatgTGCTCACGTGCCGCTGGCGCAACCAGGCCTTGCACTTCAAGATCAACAAGGTGGTGGTGAAGGCAGGCGAGAGCTACACACACATCCAGTACCTGTTTGAGCAGGAGAGCTTTGACCACGTGCCCGCCCTCGTGCGCTATCATGTGGGCAGCCGCAAGGCTGTGTCAGAGCAGAGTGGTGCCATCATCTACTGCCCGGTGAACCGCACCTTCCCACTGCGCTACCTCGAGGCCAGCTATGGCCTGGGACAGGGGAGTAGCAAGCCTGCCAGCCCCGTCAGCCCCTCAGGCCCCAAGGGCAGCCACATGAAGCGGCGCAGCGTCACCATGACCGATGGGCTCACTGCTGACAAGGTCACCCGCAGCGATGGCTGCCCCGCCAG TACGTCGCTGCCCCGCCCTCGGGACTCCATCCGCAGCTGTGCCCTCAGCATGGACCAGATCCCAGACCTGCACTCGCCCATGTCGCCCATCTCCGAGAGCCCTAGCTCCCCCGCCTACAGCACTG TAACCCGCGTCCATGCCGCCCCTGCAGCCCCTTCTGCCACAGCATTGCCTGCCTCCCCTGTCGCCCGCCGTTCCAGTGAGCCCCAGCTGTGTCCCGGAAGTGCCCCAAAGACCCATGGGGAGTCAGACAAGGGCCcccacaccagcccctcccacacCCTTGGCAAGGCCTCCCCGTCACCATCACTCAGCAGCTACAGTGACCCGGACTCTGGCCACTACTGCCAGCTCCAGCCTCCCGTGCGTGGCAGCCGAGAGTGGGCAGCGACTGAGACCTCCAGCCAGCAGGCCAGGAGCTATGGGGAGAGGCTAAAGGAACTGTCAGAAAATGGGGCCCCTGAAGGGGACTGGGGCAAGACCTTCACAGTCCCCATCATGGAAGTCACTTCTTCCTTCAACCCGGCCACCTTCCAGTCACTACTGATCCCCAGGGATAACCGGCCACTGGAGGTGGGCCTTCTGCGCAAGGTCAAGGAGCTGCTGGCAGAAGTGGATGCCCGGACGCTGGCCCGGCATGTCACCAAGGTGGACTGCCTG GTTGCTAGGATACTGGGCGTTACCAAGGAGATGCAGACCCTAATGGGAGTCCGCTGGGGCATGGAACTGCTCACCCTCCCCCATGGCCGGCAGCTACGCCTAGACCTGCTGGAAAG GTTCCACACCATGTCCATCATGCTGGCCGTGGACATCCTGGGCTGCACCGGCTCTGCGGAGGAGCGGGCAGCGCTGCTGCACAAGACCATTCAGCTGGCGGCCGAGCTGCGGGGGACTATGGGCAACATGTTCAGCTTCGCGGCGGTCATGGGTGCCCTGGACATGGCCCAG ATTTCTCGGCTGGAGCAGACATGGGTGACCCTGCGGCAGCGACACACAGAGGGTGCCATCCTGTACGAGAAGAAGCTCAAGCCTTTTCTCAAGAGCCTCAACGAGGGCAAAG AAGGCCCGCCACTGAGCAACACCACGTTTCCTCATGTGCTGCCCCTCATCACCCTGCTGGAGTGTGACTCGGCCCCACCAGAGGGCCCTGAGCCCTGGGGCAGCACGGAGCATGGCGTGGAGGTGGTGCTGGCTCACCTGGAGGCCGCCCGCACAGTGGCACACCACGGAGGCCTGTACCACACCAATGCTGAAGTCAAGCTGCAGG GGTTCCAGGCCCGGCCGGAGCTCCTGGAGGTGTTCAGCACGGAGTTCCAGATGCGCCTCCTCTGGGGCAGTCAGGGTGCCAGCAGCAGCCAGGCCCGGCGCTATGAGAAGTTCGACAAGGTCCTCACTGCCCTATCCCACAAGCTGGAACCTGCTGTCCGCTCCAGCGAGCTGTGA
- the TOR2A gene encoding prosalusin isoform X1, translating into MAAATRGCRPWGSLLGLLGLVSAAAAAWDLASLRCNLGAFCECDFRPDLPGLECDLAQHLAGQHLAKALVVKALKAFVRDPAPTKPLVLSLHGWTGTGKSYVSSLLAHYLFQGGLRSPRVHHFSPVLHFPHPSHIERYKKDLKSWVQGNLTACGRSLFLFDEMDKMPPGLMEVLRPFLGSSWVVYGTNYRKAIFIFISNTGGEQINQVALEAWRSRRDREEILLQELEPVISRAVLDNPHHGFSNSGIMEERLLDAVVPFLPLQRHHVRHCVFNELAQLGLEPRDEVVQAVLDSTTFFPEDEQLFSSNGCKTVASRIAFFL; encoded by the exons ATGGCGGCTGCGACGCGCGGCTGCCGGCCCTGGGGCTCGCTCCTCGGGCTGCTCGGGCTGGTCTCGGCCGCGGCCGCCGCCTGGGACCTGGCTTCCCTGCGCTGCAACTTGGGCGCCTTTTGCGAATGCGACTTCCGGCCCGACTTGCCGG GTCTGGAGTGTGATCTGGCTCAGCACCTGGCCGGCCAGCATCTGGCCAAGGCGCTGGTGGTGAAGGCGCTGAAGGCCTTTGTGCGGGACCCAGCCCCCACCAAGCCGCTGGTCCTCTCCCTGCACGGCTGGACCGGCACCGGCAAATCCTATGTCAGCTCCCTGCTGGCGCACTACCTCTTCCAGGGCGGCCTCCGCAGCCCCCGCGTGCACCACTTTTCTCCCGTCctccacttcccccaccccagccacatCGAGCGCTACAAG AAGGATCTGAAGAGCTGGGTCCAAGGGAACCTCACTGCCTGTGGCCGCTCCCTCTTCCTCTTCGATGAGATGGACAAGATGCCCCCAGGCCTGATGGAAGTCCTGCGGCCTTTCCTGGGCTCCTCCTGGGTGGTATACGGGACCAATTACCGCAAAGCCATCTTCATCTTCATCAG CAACACGGGTGGCGAGCAGATCAACCAGGTGGCATTGGAGGCGTGGCGCAGCCGGCGGGACCGCGAGGAGATCCTCCTGCAGGAGCTGGAGCCGGTCATCTCCCGCGCGGTGCTGGACAACCCGCACC ATGGCTTCTCAAACTCGGGCATCATGGAAGAGCGCCTCCTAGACGCAGTGGTGCCCTTCCTCCCGCTCCAGCGGCACCACGTCCGGCACTGCGTGTTCAACGAGCTGGCCCAGCTGGGCCTGGAGCCAAGGGATGAGGTTGTCCAGGCTGTGCTGGACAGCACCACCTTCTTCCCTGAAGACGAGCAGCTCTTCTCCTCCAACGGCTGCAAGACCGTGGCCTCCCGAATCGCCTTCTTCCTCTGA
- the SH2D3C gene encoding SH2 domain-containing protein 3C isoform X5 gives MPGARVSPSPAGRAVQDGAAAFSKEKYILDSSPEKLHKELEEELKLSSTDLRSHAWYHGRIPREVSETLVQRNGDFLIRDSLTSLGDYVLTCRWRNQALHFKINKVVVKAGESYTHIQYLFEQESFDHVPALVRYHVGSRKAVSEQSGAIIYCPVNRTFPLRYLEASYGLGQGSSKPASPVSPSGPKGSHMKRRSVTMTDGLTADKVTRSDGCPASTSLPRPRDSIRSCALSMDQIPDLHSPMSPISESPSSPAYSTVTRVHAAPAAPSATALPASPVARRSSEPQLCPGSAPKTHGESDKGPHTSPSHTLGKASPSPSLSSYSDPDSGHYCQLQPPVRGSREWAATETSSQQARSYGERLKELSENGAPEGDWGKTFTVPIMEVTSSFNPATFQSLLIPRDNRPLEVGLLRKVKELLAEVDARTLARHVTKVDCLVARILGVTKEMQTLMGVRWGMELLTLPHGRQLRLDLLERFHTMSIMLAVDILGCTGSAEERAALLHKTIQLAAELRGTMGNMFSFAAVMGALDMAQISRLEQTWVTLRQRHTEGAILYEKKLKPFLKSLNEGKEGPPLSNTTFPHVLPLITLLECDSAPPEGPEPWGSTEHGVEVVLAHLEAARTVAHHGGLYHTNAEVKLQGFQARPELLEVFSTEFQMRLLWGSQGASSSQARRYEKFDKVLTALSHKLEPAVRSSEL, from the exons ATGCCTGGGGCGCGGGTCTCTCCCAGCCCAGCTGGCCGGGCAGTGCAGGACGGCGCCGCGGCG TTCTCCAAGGAGAAGTACATCCTGGACTCATCGCCAGAGAAACTCCACAAGGAATTGGAGGAGGAGCTCAAACTCAGCAGCACGGATCTCCGCAGCCATGCCTGGTACCATGGCCGCATCCCCCGAGAG GTCTCGGAGACCTTGGTACAACGCAACGGCGACTTCCTCATCCGGGACTCActcaccagcctgggcgactatgTGCTCACGTGCCGCTGGCGCAACCAGGCCTTGCACTTCAAGATCAACAAGGTGGTGGTGAAGGCAGGCGAGAGCTACACACACATCCAGTACCTGTTTGAGCAGGAGAGCTTTGACCACGTGCCCGCCCTCGTGCGCTATCATGTGGGCAGCCGCAAGGCTGTGTCAGAGCAGAGTGGTGCCATCATCTACTGCCCGGTGAACCGCACCTTCCCACTGCGCTACCTCGAGGCCAGCTATGGCCTGGGACAGGGGAGTAGCAAGCCTGCCAGCCCCGTCAGCCCCTCAGGCCCCAAGGGCAGCCACATGAAGCGGCGCAGCGTCACCATGACCGATGGGCTCACTGCTGACAAGGTCACCCGCAGCGATGGCTGCCCCGCCAG TACGTCGCTGCCCCGCCCTCGGGACTCCATCCGCAGCTGTGCCCTCAGCATGGACCAGATCCCAGACCTGCACTCGCCCATGTCGCCCATCTCCGAGAGCCCTAGCTCCCCCGCCTACAGCACTG TAACCCGCGTCCATGCCGCCCCTGCAGCCCCTTCTGCCACAGCATTGCCTGCCTCCCCTGTCGCCCGCCGTTCCAGTGAGCCCCAGCTGTGTCCCGGAAGTGCCCCAAAGACCCATGGGGAGTCAGACAAGGGCCcccacaccagcccctcccacacCCTTGGCAAGGCCTCCCCGTCACCATCACTCAGCAGCTACAGTGACCCGGACTCTGGCCACTACTGCCAGCTCCAGCCTCCCGTGCGTGGCAGCCGAGAGTGGGCAGCGACTGAGACCTCCAGCCAGCAGGCCAGGAGCTATGGGGAGAGGCTAAAGGAACTGTCAGAAAATGGGGCCCCTGAAGGGGACTGGGGCAAGACCTTCACAGTCCCCATCATGGAAGTCACTTCTTCCTTCAACCCGGCCACCTTCCAGTCACTACTGATCCCCAGGGATAACCGGCCACTGGAGGTGGGCCTTCTGCGCAAGGTCAAGGAGCTGCTGGCAGAAGTGGATGCCCGGACGCTGGCCCGGCATGTCACCAAGGTGGACTGCCTG GTTGCTAGGATACTGGGCGTTACCAAGGAGATGCAGACCCTAATGGGAGTCCGCTGGGGCATGGAACTGCTCACCCTCCCCCATGGCCGGCAGCTACGCCTAGACCTGCTGGAAAG GTTCCACACCATGTCCATCATGCTGGCCGTGGACATCCTGGGCTGCACCGGCTCTGCGGAGGAGCGGGCAGCGCTGCTGCACAAGACCATTCAGCTGGCGGCCGAGCTGCGGGGGACTATGGGCAACATGTTCAGCTTCGCGGCGGTCATGGGTGCCCTGGACATGGCCCAG ATTTCTCGGCTGGAGCAGACATGGGTGACCCTGCGGCAGCGACACACAGAGGGTGCCATCCTGTACGAGAAGAAGCTCAAGCCTTTTCTCAAGAGCCTCAACGAGGGCAAAG AAGGCCCGCCACTGAGCAACACCACGTTTCCTCATGTGCTGCCCCTCATCACCCTGCTGGAGTGTGACTCGGCCCCACCAGAGGGCCCTGAGCCCTGGGGCAGCACGGAGCATGGCGTGGAGGTGGTGCTGGCTCACCTGGAGGCCGCCCGCACAGTGGCACACCACGGAGGCCTGTACCACACCAATGCTGAAGTCAAGCTGCAGG GGTTCCAGGCCCGGCCGGAGCTCCTGGAGGTGTTCAGCACGGAGTTCCAGATGCGCCTCCTCTGGGGCAGTCAGGGTGCCAGCAGCAGCCAGGCCCGGCGCTATGAGAAGTTCGACAAGGTCCTCACTGCCCTATCCCACAAGCTGGAACCTGCTGTCCGCTCCAGCGAGCTGTGA
- the SH2D3C gene encoding SH2 domain-containing protein 3C isoform X4, protein MTERCSLWSALSAAACCFYRGSFVQVQFSKEKYILDSSPEKLHKELEEELKLSSTDLRSHAWYHGRIPREVSETLVQRNGDFLIRDSLTSLGDYVLTCRWRNQALHFKINKVVVKAGESYTHIQYLFEQESFDHVPALVRYHVGSRKAVSEQSGAIIYCPVNRTFPLRYLEASYGLGQGSSKPASPVSPSGPKGSHMKRRSVTMTDGLTADKVTRSDGCPASTSLPRPRDSIRSCALSMDQIPDLHSPMSPISESPSSPAYSTVTRVHAAPAAPSATALPASPVARRSSEPQLCPGSAPKTHGESDKGPHTSPSHTLGKASPSPSLSSYSDPDSGHYCQLQPPVRGSREWAATETSSQQARSYGERLKELSENGAPEGDWGKTFTVPIMEVTSSFNPATFQSLLIPRDNRPLEVGLLRKVKELLAEVDARTLARHVTKVDCLVARILGVTKEMQTLMGVRWGMELLTLPHGRQLRLDLLERFHTMSIMLAVDILGCTGSAEERAALLHKTIQLAAELRGTMGNMFSFAAVMGALDMAQISRLEQTWVTLRQRHTEGAILYEKKLKPFLKSLNEGKEGPPLSNTTFPHVLPLITLLECDSAPPEGPEPWGSTEHGVEVVLAHLEAARTVAHHGGLYHTNAEVKLQGFQARPELLEVFSTEFQMRLLWGSQGASSSQARRYEKFDKVLTALSHKLEPAVRSSEL, encoded by the exons ATGACCGAGCGGTGCAGCCTGTGGAGCGCCCTGTCGGCCGCCGCCTGCTGCTTCTATCGCGGCTCCTTCGTGCAGGTGCAG TTCTCCAAGGAGAAGTACATCCTGGACTCATCGCCAGAGAAACTCCACAAGGAATTGGAGGAGGAGCTCAAACTCAGCAGCACGGATCTCCGCAGCCATGCCTGGTACCATGGCCGCATCCCCCGAGAG GTCTCGGAGACCTTGGTACAACGCAACGGCGACTTCCTCATCCGGGACTCActcaccagcctgggcgactatgTGCTCACGTGCCGCTGGCGCAACCAGGCCTTGCACTTCAAGATCAACAAGGTGGTGGTGAAGGCAGGCGAGAGCTACACACACATCCAGTACCTGTTTGAGCAGGAGAGCTTTGACCACGTGCCCGCCCTCGTGCGCTATCATGTGGGCAGCCGCAAGGCTGTGTCAGAGCAGAGTGGTGCCATCATCTACTGCCCGGTGAACCGCACCTTCCCACTGCGCTACCTCGAGGCCAGCTATGGCCTGGGACAGGGGAGTAGCAAGCCTGCCAGCCCCGTCAGCCCCTCAGGCCCCAAGGGCAGCCACATGAAGCGGCGCAGCGTCACCATGACCGATGGGCTCACTGCTGACAAGGTCACCCGCAGCGATGGCTGCCCCGCCAG TACGTCGCTGCCCCGCCCTCGGGACTCCATCCGCAGCTGTGCCCTCAGCATGGACCAGATCCCAGACCTGCACTCGCCCATGTCGCCCATCTCCGAGAGCCCTAGCTCCCCCGCCTACAGCACTG TAACCCGCGTCCATGCCGCCCCTGCAGCCCCTTCTGCCACAGCATTGCCTGCCTCCCCTGTCGCCCGCCGTTCCAGTGAGCCCCAGCTGTGTCCCGGAAGTGCCCCAAAGACCCATGGGGAGTCAGACAAGGGCCcccacaccagcccctcccacacCCTTGGCAAGGCCTCCCCGTCACCATCACTCAGCAGCTACAGTGACCCGGACTCTGGCCACTACTGCCAGCTCCAGCCTCCCGTGCGTGGCAGCCGAGAGTGGGCAGCGACTGAGACCTCCAGCCAGCAGGCCAGGAGCTATGGGGAGAGGCTAAAGGAACTGTCAGAAAATGGGGCCCCTGAAGGGGACTGGGGCAAGACCTTCACAGTCCCCATCATGGAAGTCACTTCTTCCTTCAACCCGGCCACCTTCCAGTCACTACTGATCCCCAGGGATAACCGGCCACTGGAGGTGGGCCTTCTGCGCAAGGTCAAGGAGCTGCTGGCAGAAGTGGATGCCCGGACGCTGGCCCGGCATGTCACCAAGGTGGACTGCCTG GTTGCTAGGATACTGGGCGTTACCAAGGAGATGCAGACCCTAATGGGAGTCCGCTGGGGCATGGAACTGCTCACCCTCCCCCATGGCCGGCAGCTACGCCTAGACCTGCTGGAAAG GTTCCACACCATGTCCATCATGCTGGCCGTGGACATCCTGGGCTGCACCGGCTCTGCGGAGGAGCGGGCAGCGCTGCTGCACAAGACCATTCAGCTGGCGGCCGAGCTGCGGGGGACTATGGGCAACATGTTCAGCTTCGCGGCGGTCATGGGTGCCCTGGACATGGCCCAG ATTTCTCGGCTGGAGCAGACATGGGTGACCCTGCGGCAGCGACACACAGAGGGTGCCATCCTGTACGAGAAGAAGCTCAAGCCTTTTCTCAAGAGCCTCAACGAGGGCAAAG AAGGCCCGCCACTGAGCAACACCACGTTTCCTCATGTGCTGCCCCTCATCACCCTGCTGGAGTGTGACTCGGCCCCACCAGAGGGCCCTGAGCCCTGGGGCAGCACGGAGCATGGCGTGGAGGTGGTGCTGGCTCACCTGGAGGCCGCCCGCACAGTGGCACACCACGGAGGCCTGTACCACACCAATGCTGAAGTCAAGCTGCAGG GGTTCCAGGCCCGGCCGGAGCTCCTGGAGGTGTTCAGCACGGAGTTCCAGATGCGCCTCCTCTGGGGCAGTCAGGGTGCCAGCAGCAGCCAGGCCCGGCGCTATGAGAAGTTCGACAAGGTCCTCACTGCCCTATCCCACAAGCTGGAACCTGCTGTCCGCTCCAGCGAGCTGTGA
- the SH2D3C gene encoding SH2 domain-containing protein 3C isoform X6, giving the protein MKRRSVTMTDGLTADKVTRSDGCPASTSLPRPRDSIRSCALSMDQIPDLHSPMSPISESPSSPAYSTVTRVHAAPAAPSATALPASPVARRSSEPQLCPGSAPKTHGESDKGPHTSPSHTLGKASPSPSLSSYSDPDSGHYCQLQPPVRGSREWAATETSSQQARSYGERLKELSENGAPEGDWGKTFTVPIMEVTSSFNPATFQSLLIPRDNRPLEVGLLRKVKELLAEVDARTLARHVTKVDCLVARILGVTKEMQTLMGVRWGMELLTLPHGRQLRLDLLERFHTMSIMLAVDILGCTGSAEERAALLHKTIQLAAELRGTMGNMFSFAAVMGALDMAQISRLEQTWVTLRQRHTEGAILYEKKLKPFLKSLNEGKEGPPLSNTTFPHVLPLITLLECDSAPPEGPEPWGSTEHGVEVVLAHLEAARTVAHHGGLYHTNAEVKLQGFQARPELLEVFSTEFQMRLLWGSQGASSSQARRYEKFDKVLTALSHKLEPAVRSSEL; this is encoded by the exons ATGAAGCGGCGCAGCGTCACCATGACCGATGGGCTCACTGCTGACAAGGTCACCCGCAGCGATGGCTGCCCCGCCAG TACGTCGCTGCCCCGCCCTCGGGACTCCATCCGCAGCTGTGCCCTCAGCATGGACCAGATCCCAGACCTGCACTCGCCCATGTCGCCCATCTCCGAGAGCCCTAGCTCCCCCGCCTACAGCACTG TAACCCGCGTCCATGCCGCCCCTGCAGCCCCTTCTGCCACAGCATTGCCTGCCTCCCCTGTCGCCCGCCGTTCCAGTGAGCCCCAGCTGTGTCCCGGAAGTGCCCCAAAGACCCATGGGGAGTCAGACAAGGGCCcccacaccagcccctcccacacCCTTGGCAAGGCCTCCCCGTCACCATCACTCAGCAGCTACAGTGACCCGGACTCTGGCCACTACTGCCAGCTCCAGCCTCCCGTGCGTGGCAGCCGAGAGTGGGCAGCGACTGAGACCTCCAGCCAGCAGGCCAGGAGCTATGGGGAGAGGCTAAAGGAACTGTCAGAAAATGGGGCCCCTGAAGGGGACTGGGGCAAGACCTTCACAGTCCCCATCATGGAAGTCACTTCTTCCTTCAACCCGGCCACCTTCCAGTCACTACTGATCCCCAGGGATAACCGGCCACTGGAGGTGGGCCTTCTGCGCAAGGTCAAGGAGCTGCTGGCAGAAGTGGATGCCCGGACGCTGGCCCGGCATGTCACCAAGGTGGACTGCCTG GTTGCTAGGATACTGGGCGTTACCAAGGAGATGCAGACCCTAATGGGAGTCCGCTGGGGCATGGAACTGCTCACCCTCCCCCATGGCCGGCAGCTACGCCTAGACCTGCTGGAAAG GTTCCACACCATGTCCATCATGCTGGCCGTGGACATCCTGGGCTGCACCGGCTCTGCGGAGGAGCGGGCAGCGCTGCTGCACAAGACCATTCAGCTGGCGGCCGAGCTGCGGGGGACTATGGGCAACATGTTCAGCTTCGCGGCGGTCATGGGTGCCCTGGACATGGCCCAG ATTTCTCGGCTGGAGCAGACATGGGTGACCCTGCGGCAGCGACACACAGAGGGTGCCATCCTGTACGAGAAGAAGCTCAAGCCTTTTCTCAAGAGCCTCAACGAGGGCAAAG AAGGCCCGCCACTGAGCAACACCACGTTTCCTCATGTGCTGCCCCTCATCACCCTGCTGGAGTGTGACTCGGCCCCACCAGAGGGCCCTGAGCCCTGGGGCAGCACGGAGCATGGCGTGGAGGTGGTGCTGGCTCACCTGGAGGCCGCCCGCACAGTGGCACACCACGGAGGCCTGTACCACACCAATGCTGAAGTCAAGCTGCAGG GGTTCCAGGCCCGGCCGGAGCTCCTGGAGGTGTTCAGCACGGAGTTCCAGATGCGCCTCCTCTGGGGCAGTCAGGGTGCCAGCAGCAGCCAGGCCCGGCGCTATGAGAAGTTCGACAAGGTCCTCACTGCCCTATCCCACAAGCTGGAACCTGCTGTCCGCTCCAGCGAGCTGTGA
- the TOR2A gene encoding prosalusin isoform X2, which produces MAAATRGCRPWGSLLGLLGLVSAAAAAWDLASLRCNLGAFCECDFRPDLPGLECDLAQHLAGQHLAKALVVKALKAFVRDPAPTKPLVLSLHGWTGTGKSYVSSLLAHYLFQGGLRSPRVHHFSPVLHFPHPSHIERYKKDLKSWVQGNLTACGRSLFLFDEMDKMPPGLMEVLRPFLGSSWVVYGTNYRKAIFIFIRWLLKLGHHGRAPPRRSGALPPAPAAPRPALRVQRAGPAGPGAKG; this is translated from the exons ATGGCGGCTGCGACGCGCGGCTGCCGGCCCTGGGGCTCGCTCCTCGGGCTGCTCGGGCTGGTCTCGGCCGCGGCCGCCGCCTGGGACCTGGCTTCCCTGCGCTGCAACTTGGGCGCCTTTTGCGAATGCGACTTCCGGCCCGACTTGCCGG GTCTGGAGTGTGATCTGGCTCAGCACCTGGCCGGCCAGCATCTGGCCAAGGCGCTGGTGGTGAAGGCGCTGAAGGCCTTTGTGCGGGACCCAGCCCCCACCAAGCCGCTGGTCCTCTCCCTGCACGGCTGGACCGGCACCGGCAAATCCTATGTCAGCTCCCTGCTGGCGCACTACCTCTTCCAGGGCGGCCTCCGCAGCCCCCGCGTGCACCACTTTTCTCCCGTCctccacttcccccaccccagccacatCGAGCGCTACAAG AAGGATCTGAAGAGCTGGGTCCAAGGGAACCTCACTGCCTGTGGCCGCTCCCTCTTCCTCTTCGATGAGATGGACAAGATGCCCCCAGGCCTGATGGAAGTCCTGCGGCCTTTCCTGGGCTCCTCCTGGGTGGTATACGGGACCAATTACCGCAAAGCCATCTTCATCTTCATCAG ATGGCTTCTCAAACTCGGGCATCATGGAAGAGCGCCTCCTAGACGCAGTGGTGCCCTTCCTCCCGCTCCAGCGGCACCACGTCCGGCACTGCGTGTTCAACGAGCTGGCCCAGCTGGGCCTGGAGCCAAGGGATGA